A genome region from Prochlorococcus marinus CUG1417 includes the following:
- a CDS encoding ATP-dependent Clp protease proteolytic subunit yields MTVSAPYYGENTVMRTPPPDLPSLLLKERIVYLGLPLFSDDDAKRQLGMDVTELIIAQLLYLEFEDPEKPIYFYINSTGTSWYTGDAVGFETEAFAICDTISYIKPPVHTICIGQAMGTAAVILSSGTKGQRAALPHASIVLHQPISGARGQATDIQIRAEEVLKNKKSMLEILSRNTGKTIEELSKDSDRMSYLNPQEALDYGVIDRILTSQKDLPTQI; encoded by the coding sequence ATGACTGTATCTGCTCCTTATTACGGCGAAAATACCGTTATGAGGACCCCGCCCCCTGATCTACCCTCTCTTTTGCTAAAAGAAAGAATTGTCTATCTTGGTTTACCATTATTTTCAGACGATGATGCAAAAAGACAACTAGGAATGGATGTTACTGAGCTAATCATTGCTCAGCTTCTTTACCTAGAGTTTGAAGATCCAGAAAAGCCAATTTATTTTTACATAAACTCAACAGGGACAAGCTGGTACACTGGAGACGCAGTTGGGTTTGAAACAGAAGCTTTTGCTATATGCGATACAATAAGCTACATTAAACCTCCCGTACATACGATCTGTATAGGTCAAGCAATGGGAACAGCAGCAGTTATCCTCTCATCTGGAACTAAGGGGCAAAGAGCGGCTCTTCCTCATGCCTCTATTGTTTTACATCAACCTATTAGCGGAGCTAGAGGTCAAGCAACCGATATTCAAATAAGAGCTGAGGAAGTTTTGAAAAATAAAAAATCAATGCTAGAGATTCTCTCTCGCAATACTGGAAAAACTATCGAAGAACTTTCAAAAGACTCAGACAGGATGAGTTATCTTAACCCTCAAGAAGCTTTAGATTATGGAGTTATCGATAGAATACTCACAAGTCAAAAAGATTTGCCTACTCAAATTTAA
- the hemW gene encoding radical SAM family heme chaperone HemW, which produces MNKFPRSAYIHIPFCHRRCFYCDFAVIPLGEKVETLQGYGSKTVKRYMYFLYKEILSIKHKSSLSTIYVGGGTPSILNPQQIKELIDIFKENYGVDYGAEITMEVDPASFTEDDLYGFISAGINRFSLGVQSFNNQILQKSGRRHLKEDAEKSCLWLKKVYDSGLIKSWSLDLIQNLPLSGFKEWQDDLKKAITFSPPHISIYDLNIENGTVFKRLISLGKLELPNDEEAFRNSLSTHFILKKSGYSRYEISNYCLPGHQSRHNRVYWSGSGWWSFGQGSTSSPWGEKFTRPRTSKEYKEWVNRQYELNLDSSLINKDFVYKELDEKIMLGLRLKEGLDIKEVFKEQNWENKKFARNFSKLLEEWERFLESGLLVRKGDRFFLSEPKGMELSNQVLVSMFKWWDEIN; this is translated from the coding sequence ATGAATAAGTTTCCAAGAAGTGCTTATATACATATCCCTTTTTGCCATAGAAGGTGTTTTTATTGTGATTTTGCAGTTATTCCACTAGGAGAAAAAGTTGAAACTTTACAAGGTTATGGAAGCAAAACTGTCAAAAGATATATGTACTTTTTATATAAAGAAATATTGTCGATTAAGCATAAATCATCTCTTTCGACAATTTATGTAGGTGGAGGTACACCATCAATTTTAAATCCACAACAAATTAAAGAGTTAATTGACATTTTTAAAGAAAATTATGGAGTTGACTATGGTGCTGAAATTACGATGGAGGTTGATCCAGCTAGTTTTACTGAAGATGATCTTTATGGTTTCATAAGTGCTGGGATAAATAGATTTAGCCTCGGAGTGCAAAGTTTTAATAATCAGATACTTCAAAAGTCTGGAAGGAGACATTTGAAAGAAGATGCTGAAAAATCTTGTTTATGGTTGAAGAAGGTATATGATTCTGGGTTAATAAAAAGTTGGAGCTTAGATTTAATTCAAAATTTACCACTTAGTGGATTTAAAGAATGGCAAGATGACTTAAAAAAAGCAATAACTTTTTCACCACCTCATATATCCATCTACGATCTAAATATTGAAAATGGAACTGTTTTTAAAAGATTAATTAGTTTAGGGAAATTAGAACTTCCAAATGATGAAGAGGCTTTTAGAAATAGTTTATCAACTCATTTTATTTTAAAGAAATCAGGATACTCAAGATATGAGATTTCAAACTATTGTCTCCCAGGCCATCAATCGAGACATAATAGAGTTTATTGGAGTGGTTCGGGCTGGTGGAGTTTTGGTCAGGGTTCTACTAGTTCACCATGGGGGGAAAAATTTACCAGACCAAGGACTAGTAAAGAGTATAAAGAATGGGTAAATAGACAATACGAACTTAATTTGGATTCATCACTAATTAATAAGGATTTTGTCTATAAAGAACTTGATGAGAAAATAATGTTGGGATTAAGACTCAAAGAGGGTCTAGATATAAAAGAAGTGTTTAAAGAGCAAAACTGGGAAAACAAAAAATTTGCAAGAAACTTTAGTAAATTACTAGAAGAATGGGAAAGATTTCTTGAAAGTGGACTATTAGTGAGAAAGGGGGATAGATTCTTTTTAAGTGAGCCTAAAGGAATGGAACTGAGCAATCAAGTTCTTGTTTCTATGTTTAAGTGGTGGGATGAGATTAATTAA
- the cbiB gene encoding adenosylcobinamide-phosphate synthase CbiB, with translation MAEINLFLIFLGSIGFDLLIGDPKFLIHPVQIIGFYISKISDYFIKNFGENKKILFWGGLFIAISTIGISFSLGKLIELSYLQSRNHFFSGLLIFFGLSSCIASKGLITSVKEIAELIERKEINDQNKRLIKDKVQRIVSRDVKSSSIKHLMRSSAESLTENSVDGIFGPLFWIFIGIVFIKFSVYLPGPLSLGFSYKAISTLDSMIGYKYNYFRYLGFFSAKIEDIFTFVPSRLVLISLPLVSDKVNESISIIKNSYLDGKKYDSPNAGLSEAIFAYVSDIKLGGKSKYKNKIIEKPIINATGDNCNEEKIKLICQLILRLQFLWIIIFVLVFFIISSFI, from the coding sequence TTGGCTGAAATAAATTTATTTTTAATATTTCTTGGATCTATTGGTTTTGATTTGTTAATCGGCGATCCAAAATTCTTAATCCACCCTGTTCAAATAATTGGTTTTTACATAAGCAAAATATCTGATTACTTCATAAAAAATTTTGGAGAAAATAAAAAAATATTATTTTGGGGAGGTTTATTTATCGCTATATCTACTATCGGAATTAGTTTTAGTTTAGGGAAATTGATAGAACTAAGTTATTTGCAATCAAGAAACCATTTTTTTAGTGGATTATTAATTTTTTTTGGACTTTCAAGTTGTATTGCTTCCAAGGGACTTATTACAAGTGTTAAAGAGATTGCAGAGCTAATAGAACGCAAGGAAATTAATGACCAAAATAAAAGACTAATCAAAGATAAGGTTCAAAGAATAGTAAGTAGGGATGTAAAATCTTCTTCCATAAAACATCTCATGAGATCAAGTGCCGAGAGTCTTACAGAAAATTCTGTTGATGGAATATTTGGGCCATTATTTTGGATTTTTATTGGAATTGTTTTTATAAAGTTTTCAGTTTATCTTCCAGGTCCTTTGTCACTTGGTTTTTCTTATAAAGCTATAAGTACATTAGATTCAATGATAGGTTACAAATATAATTATTTTAGATATTTAGGTTTTTTCAGTGCAAAAATCGAAGATATTTTTACATTCGTCCCTTCAAGATTAGTTTTAATCTCATTACCTTTAGTAAGTGACAAAGTTAATGAGTCTATATCAATTATAAAAAACAGTTATCTTGATGGTAAAAAATATGATTCGCCTAATGCGGGGCTTTCAGAAGCTATATTCGCTTATGTTTCCGATATTAAATTGGGAGGTAAAAGTAAATATAAAAATAAAATTATTGAAAAGCCAATAATCAATGCGACTGGAGATAATTGCAATGAAGAAAAAATTAAGTTAATTTGTCAATTAATTTTGAGATTACAATTTTTATGGATAATAATTTTTGTCTTAGTTTTTTTTATTATCTCGAGTTTTATTTAA
- the ilvC gene encoding ketol-acid reductoisomerase: protein MTQLFYDTDADLSLLNNKTIAIIGYGSQGHAHALNLKDSGMDVIIGLYKGSKSESKAIKDGLEVFSVSEACEKADWIMILLPDEFQKDVYLKEIEPNLKEGKILSFAHGFNIRFGLINPPSFVDVVMIAPKGPGHTVRWEYQNGQGVPALFAVEQDSSGKARSLAMAYAKGIGGTRAGILETNFKEETETDLFGEQAVLCGGLSELVKSGFETLVEAGYQPELAYFECLHEVKLIVDLMVKGGLSQMRDSISNTAEYGDYVSGKRLINSDTKKEMQKILKDIQDGTFAKNFVEECDKNKPLMTKLREENSKHEIEKVGKGLRSMFSWLK, encoded by the coding sequence ATGACCCAACTCTTTTACGACACAGATGCAGATCTAAGTCTTCTTAATAATAAAACAATAGCGATAATAGGATATGGATCACAAGGTCATGCGCATGCCCTGAATTTAAAAGATAGTGGAATGGATGTAATTATAGGATTATATAAAGGTAGTAAGTCTGAAAGTAAAGCTATCAAAGATGGTCTAGAAGTGTTTAGTGTTTCTGAAGCTTGCGAAAAAGCGGACTGGATTATGATTCTCCTCCCAGATGAGTTTCAGAAGGATGTTTACCTGAAAGAAATAGAACCAAACTTAAAAGAAGGTAAGATATTAAGTTTTGCTCATGGCTTTAATATAAGATTCGGACTTATCAACCCTCCTAGTTTTGTAGACGTTGTGATGATTGCCCCAAAAGGACCTGGACACACTGTTCGTTGGGAATATCAGAATGGTCAAGGAGTTCCAGCATTGTTTGCTGTAGAACAGGATTCTTCAGGTAAAGCAAGATCATTAGCAATGGCTTACGCTAAAGGGATTGGAGGAACGAGAGCTGGGATACTTGAAACAAACTTTAAAGAAGAAACAGAGACTGATTTATTTGGAGAACAAGCGGTTTTATGCGGAGGCTTATCAGAACTTGTCAAGTCAGGCTTCGAAACACTTGTAGAGGCAGGTTATCAACCAGAACTTGCTTACTTTGAATGCTTACATGAGGTTAAACTAATAGTTGATCTAATGGTGAAGGGTGGCTTATCTCAAATGAGAGATTCCATTTCTAATACTGCAGAATATGGAGATTATGTAAGTGGTAAAAGACTTATCAATAGTGATACAAAGAAAGAAATGCAGAAAATTTTAAAAGATATTCAAGATGGAACTTTCGCTAAAAATTTTGTAGAAGAATGCGATAAAAATAAACCCTTAATGACAAAATTAAGAGAGGAGAACTCAAAACATGAAATTGAGAAAGTCGGTAAAGGTCTGCGCTCGATGTTTAGTTGGCTGAAATAA
- the panB gene encoding 3-methyl-2-oxobutanoate hydroxymethyltransferase — MLPSDLVNYKKESRKIIALTAWDSISGSIVEKANVDLVLVGDSLAMVCLGYKSTLPLTLENIIYHTNAVSRGFKKNIDEQPLIVSDMPFLTYQCGEDKAVEYAGKIIQNTYAKAVKVEGAEPEIQKVISRLIRMGIPVMGHIGLTPQSYLNIGLKKQGESIESQEKIKKEASILEKLGCFSIVVEHIPDFLAKEIQNSLTIPTIGIGAGNYCDGQVRVTADLLGLNDDQPPFCKPIIQGKKLFKDKLKEWVDSERLN, encoded by the coding sequence ATGTTACCCTCAGACTTAGTTAATTATAAAAAAGAATCTAGAAAAATTATTGCACTAACTGCATGGGACTCAATATCAGGATCTATCGTAGAAAAAGCCAATGTTGATCTCGTCCTAGTAGGAGATTCCTTAGCAATGGTCTGCTTAGGATACAAATCAACATTGCCATTAACTTTAGAAAACATAATTTATCATACTAATGCTGTTTCAAGAGGATTTAAAAAGAATATTGATGAACAACCTTTGATCGTTTCAGATATGCCTTTCCTGACATACCAATGTGGAGAGGATAAAGCTGTTGAGTATGCAGGGAAAATCATTCAGAACACATATGCAAAAGCTGTAAAAGTAGAAGGAGCTGAACCAGAAATACAAAAAGTTATTTCTAGATTAATTAGAATGGGAATCCCTGTTATGGGTCATATAGGTCTTACACCACAAAGCTATCTAAACATTGGATTAAAGAAACAAGGAGAAAGCATAGAAAGCCAAGAAAAAATCAAGAAAGAGGCTTCTATCCTTGAAAAATTAGGATGTTTTTCAATAGTTGTTGAACATATTCCTGATTTTCTTGCTAAAGAAATACAAAATTCTTTAACAATTCCAACAATAGGTATTGGTGCAGGTAATTATTGCGATGGACAAGTAAGAGTAACGGCAGATTTGTTAGGCCTCAATGATGATCAACCACCATTTTGCAAACCGATTATTCAAGGTAAGAAATTATTTAAGGATAAATTAAAAGAATGGGTAGACTCTGAAAGACTTAACTAA
- a CDS encoding chlorophyll a/b-binding protein, with protein MQEKDSPIENQNDGFANNSASDNEYSKWVDNQGDEVKNVFGFNSSAELVNGRAAMIGFLMLILTELVFSGRPVTSSIFGIN; from the coding sequence ATGCAAGAAAAAGACTCTCCAATCGAAAATCAAAATGATGGTTTCGCTAATAATTCAGCATCTGATAATGAATACTCAAAATGGGTAGACAATCAGGGGGATGAAGTAAAGAATGTTTTTGGATTTAATAGCAGCGCTGAGCTTGTGAATGGTAGAGCGGCTATGATCGGATTTTTAATGCTTATATTGACCGAGTTGGTTTTTAGCGGCAGACCTGTGACATCCTCAATTTTTGGTATCAATTAA
- a CDS encoding D-alanine--D-alanine ligase family protein yields the protein MIGSKRQCIGLIFGGNSNEHEVSISSAKTVYKAFNSETNQERFTVKAFYINKYGDWLDSDSSEKILIDEVENNKTKKQEIFNQKKINFLDGIEFQNIDVWFPLIHGFNGEDGSIHGLLRFTKKPLVGCGIIGSALGMDKILMKTIFSNLNLPQVNYLVFQNADLNNKEVKNEIINEILKKLSFPLFVKPSNSGSSLGISKVISESEILQALEKAREIDPRIVIEEGLDVREVECGIIGNSRLFTSEIGEVSYESDWYDYDSKYYSNNKIIIPAEIDSKITKEIKEIAIKSCRALNIFGFARVDFFLEKSSNKIFLNEINTIPGFTKNSMFPMLWEASGLKIEQLVAKLVDISLDL from the coding sequence ATGATCGGGAGCAAGAGACAATGTATTGGGTTAATATTTGGCGGAAATTCCAATGAACATGAAGTATCCATATCCTCTGCGAAAACAGTCTATAAAGCATTCAATTCAGAAACAAATCAAGAACGCTTCACAGTTAAAGCCTTTTACATAAATAAATATGGAGATTGGCTTGATAGTGATAGTTCAGAAAAAATTTTAATTGATGAAGTTGAAAACAATAAGACAAAAAAACAAGAAATTTTTAATCAAAAAAAAATTAACTTTCTTGACGGAATTGAATTTCAAAATATTGATGTTTGGTTCCCTCTTATACATGGATTTAATGGGGAAGACGGATCAATTCATGGCTTACTTAGATTTACAAAGAAACCTTTAGTAGGATGTGGAATTATTGGCTCTGCACTTGGAATGGATAAAATATTGATGAAAACAATTTTCTCAAATCTTAATCTTCCACAAGTTAATTATCTAGTTTTTCAAAATGCAGATCTCAACAATAAAGAGGTAAAAAATGAAATAATTAATGAAATTTTAAAAAAATTAAGTTTTCCTCTTTTTGTTAAACCCTCTAACTCTGGATCATCTCTTGGCATCTCCAAAGTCATAAGTGAATCAGAAATATTACAAGCATTAGAAAAGGCTCGGGAAATAGATCCAAGAATCGTAATAGAGGAAGGTTTAGATGTGAGGGAGGTTGAATGCGGAATAATTGGAAATTCGAGACTCTTCACCTCTGAGATAGGCGAAGTAAGTTACGAAAGTGATTGGTATGATTACGATTCAAAATATTACTCAAATAATAAAATAATTATCCCAGCCGAGATAGATTCTAAAATCACAAAAGAAATTAAAGAAATTGCTATTAAAAGTTGTAGAGCACTAAATATTTTCGGTTTTGCGAGAGTAGATTTCTTTTTAGAAAAATCTTCAAATAAAATTTTTTTAAATGAAATAAATACAATTCCTGGCTTTACAAAAAACAGCATGTTTCCAATGCTTTGGGAAGCTTCAGGTTTAAAAATTGAACAACTTGTGGCTAAACTAGTAGATATATCTTTAGATTTGTAA
- the ftsZ gene encoding cell division protein FtsZ, whose product MSFGNNPNFDQSKEILPSQNAKIEVIGVGGGGSNAVNRMINSDLEGVSFRVLNTDAQALLQSSADSRVQLGQNLTRGLGAGGNPSIGQKAAEESKEELQQALEGSDLVFIAAGMGGGTGTGAAPVVAEVAKQSGALTVGIVTKPFSFEGKRRMRQAEEGIARLAENVDTLIVIPNDRLKDVIAGAPLQEAFRNADDVLRMGVKGISDIITCPGLVNVDFADVRSVMTEAGTALLGIGIGSGRSRALEAAQAAMNSPLLEAARIDGAKGCVINITGGKDMTLEDMTSASEIIYDVVDQEANIIVGAVVDEAMEGEIQVTVIATGFETNQPLNQQRLKNRLSTQPLYNLSDNKESGASIPEFLRLRQNKKDIG is encoded by the coding sequence ATGAGCTTCGGTAACAATCCAAACTTTGATCAATCGAAAGAAATCCTTCCAAGCCAAAACGCCAAAATAGAGGTTATTGGTGTAGGTGGTGGTGGCAGTAATGCAGTTAATAGAATGATAAATAGTGATTTAGAAGGTGTTTCATTTAGAGTCCTCAATACCGATGCACAAGCCCTACTACAATCCTCTGCAGATAGCAGGGTTCAACTTGGGCAAAACCTCACTAGAGGTTTAGGTGCAGGCGGGAATCCAAGTATTGGGCAAAAGGCTGCCGAAGAGTCTAAAGAAGAGCTTCAACAAGCTTTAGAAGGATCTGATCTAGTTTTTATAGCAGCTGGAATGGGTGGAGGAACTGGTACAGGAGCAGCTCCCGTAGTCGCAGAAGTAGCGAAACAAAGTGGTGCTTTAACAGTAGGTATAGTAACCAAACCATTTTCTTTTGAAGGAAAAAGAAGAATGCGTCAAGCAGAAGAGGGGATTGCAAGATTAGCTGAAAACGTTGATACTTTAATAGTTATTCCAAATGACCGATTAAAAGATGTTATAGCAGGTGCTCCCCTTCAAGAAGCATTTAGGAATGCTGATGATGTTTTAAGGATGGGAGTCAAAGGTATCAGTGATATAATTACATGCCCAGGATTGGTTAATGTTGATTTCGCAGACGTAAGATCAGTCATGACGGAAGCAGGCACTGCTCTTCTAGGAATAGGTATTGGGTCAGGAAGATCAAGAGCTTTAGAAGCCGCACAGGCCGCCATGAATAGTCCTTTGTTAGAAGCCGCTAGAATTGATGGAGCCAAAGGCTGCGTTATAAATATTACCGGTGGCAAAGATATGACTTTAGAAGATATGACCTCCGCATCTGAAATTATCTATGATGTTGTTGATCAAGAAGCAAATATTATTGTTGGTGCAGTAGTAGATGAAGCCATGGAAGGGGAGATACAAGTTACTGTCATTGCAACAGGATTTGAAACAAATCAACCATTAAACCAACAAAGATTAAAAAACAGACTATCAACTCAACCCTTATATAATTTGTCCGATAATAAAGAATCAGGAGCTAGTATTCCTGAGTTCTTGAGATTAAGGCAAAATAAAAAAGATATAGGTTAA
- a CDS encoding ATP-dependent Clp protease proteolytic subunit — protein MPIGTPSVPYRLPGSQYERWVDIYTRLGVERILFLGQEVNDGIANSLVAQMLYLDSDDNSKPIYLYINSPGGSVTAGLAIYDTIKYVKSDVVTICVGLAASMGAFLLAAGTKGKRVALPHSRIMIHQPLGGTSQRQASDIEIEAKEILRIKDMLNMSMADMTGQSFEKIEKDTDRDYFLSAEEAKNYGLIDRVITHPSEANQP, from the coding sequence ATGCCAATAGGAACCCCAAGTGTGCCTTACAGACTTCCAGGAAGTCAATATGAAAGATGGGTGGACATATATACAAGACTAGGTGTTGAAAGAATCCTCTTTCTTGGACAAGAAGTTAATGATGGTATTGCTAATAGCCTTGTTGCTCAGATGCTTTATCTTGATTCTGATGACAATTCCAAACCTATCTATCTCTATATAAATAGCCCAGGAGGATCAGTAACTGCGGGCTTGGCTATCTACGATACAATTAAATACGTAAAGAGTGATGTGGTAACCATATGCGTAGGCCTCGCAGCTTCCATGGGTGCGTTTCTATTGGCTGCTGGAACCAAAGGCAAAAGAGTCGCTTTACCTCACAGCAGAATAATGATTCATCAACCTCTTGGAGGAACATCTCAACGTCAAGCAAGTGATATTGAAATAGAAGCTAAAGAAATTTTAAGAATCAAAGATATGTTAAATATGTCTATGGCGGACATGACAGGTCAATCTTTTGAAAAAATTGAGAAGGATACTGATAGAGATTATTTTTTAAGCGCAGAAGAGGCAAAAAATTATGGCCTGATTGATAGAGTAATTACTCATCCAAGCGAAGCAAATCAGCCTTGA
- a CDS encoding HU family DNA-binding protein has product MNKADLVNLVAARTELTKTDVSLVVDAAIETIVDSVVEGKKVSILGFGSFEPRDRSARQGLNPKTGEKIAIPAKRVPTFSAGKLFKDRVQG; this is encoded by the coding sequence ATGAACAAAGCTGATTTAGTAAATCTTGTTGCTGCTCGTACAGAGCTCACAAAAACGGATGTTTCTTTAGTTGTTGATGCAGCTATTGAAACTATTGTTGATTCAGTAGTGGAAGGCAAAAAAGTCTCCATACTAGGATTCGGTTCTTTCGAGCCAAGAGATCGTTCTGCAAGACAGGGATTAAACCCTAAGACAGGCGAAAAAATAGCAATACCTGCTAAAAGAGTTCCAACATTCTCAGCAGGTAAACTTTTTAAGGATAGAGTTCAAGGGTAG
- a CDS encoding cell division protein FtsQ/DivIB, with protein sequence MQNIRITGSELFSQNDVVNNSSLKFPVRLIFVKTNLLEKELKQNLSLKNVSINRELFPFGLKVYINTRIPIAYGERKINDKKILGFIDKDGIFINKQNVYEKNLNKLTIEVFGWKEKFKKILSEIFIALDNYEFEIVKITFSPNGFLTVEEKDLGTIFLGFKPDLINYQLQIINNLKNEFKKNSFSKEIDNIDLTNPDKPKIKVFKP encoded by the coding sequence ATGCAGAACATTAGGATTACTGGTAGTGAATTATTTTCGCAGAATGATGTGGTAAATAATTCATCGTTAAAATTCCCGGTCCGATTAATTTTTGTTAAAACTAATTTGTTAGAAAAAGAGTTGAAACAAAATTTATCTCTTAAGAATGTTTCGATAAACAGAGAATTATTTCCTTTTGGTTTGAAGGTTTATATCAATACAAGAATTCCAATAGCTTACGGTGAGAGAAAAATAAATGATAAAAAAATATTAGGCTTCATTGATAAAGATGGAATTTTTATCAATAAACAAAATGTGTATGAAAAAAATTTGAATAAATTAACTATAGAAGTTTTTGGATGGAAAGAAAAATTCAAAAAAATATTATCTGAAATTTTCATTGCTTTAGATAATTATGAATTTGAGATCGTTAAAATAACTTTTTCGCCCAATGGGTTTTTAACTGTTGAAGAAAAAGATTTAGGTACAATATTTTTAGGATTTAAACCAGATTTAATTAACTATCAATTACAAATAATCAATAACCTTAAAAATGAATTTAAGAAAAATAGCTTTTCAAAAGAAATAGATAATATTGATCTTACTAATCCAGATAAACCAAAAATAAAAGTGTTCAAACCCTAA
- a CDS encoding PIN/TRAM domain-containing protein, which yields MTDILVLILFVLSGAASGWLGVDLLPVDILKQVSNVEGFRIVLAIIGFFIGLAAGFVFLQLRKTFLDQIRTMPTDLLISRSVGLILGLLVANLLLAPILLIPFPREVFYAKPLAAILSNIFFGVLGYKLADTHGRTLLRLFNPNNTDAYLVNEGILPAASPKILDTSVIIDGRINGLLSCGLLEGQLIVAQSVIDELQTLADSSSNEKRSKGRRGLKLLKELRDLYGRRLVINPTKYEGNGVDEKLLKITEDMAGTLITADYNLSQIAEVKELKVMNLSDLVIALRPEVQPGESLNIKIVREGKEKMQGIGYLDDGTMVVIDEAKNFVGSRLDIVITGALQTPTGRMVFGKLINNPESNKSLKSPATKG from the coding sequence ATGACAGATATCTTAGTATTAATTTTATTTGTATTGTCTGGGGCTGCTTCAGGATGGCTTGGGGTTGATTTATTGCCAGTGGACATACTCAAACAGGTGTCTAATGTAGAGGGTTTTAGAATTGTTTTAGCAATAATAGGTTTTTTCATAGGATTAGCAGCTGGTTTTGTATTCCTTCAACTTAGAAAAACATTTCTTGATCAAATAAGGACAATGCCTACGGATTTATTAATAAGTAGGTCAGTTGGCTTAATTTTAGGATTGTTAGTTGCAAATCTCCTGCTTGCTCCAATACTGTTAATCCCCTTCCCTAGAGAAGTCTTTTATGCAAAACCCTTAGCGGCTATATTAAGCAATATTTTCTTTGGAGTTCTTGGTTATAAATTAGCAGATACCCATGGAAGAACATTATTGCGATTATTCAATCCAAATAATACCGATGCATACTTAGTTAATGAAGGGATTCTCCCTGCTGCAAGTCCAAAAATTCTTGATACCAGTGTAATTATTGATGGCAGAATAAACGGTCTATTAAGTTGCGGCTTATTAGAAGGACAATTAATTGTTGCTCAAAGTGTAATTGATGAATTACAAACTTTAGCTGACTCAAGTAGTAACGAAAAAAGATCTAAGGGCAGAAGAGGTTTAAAATTATTAAAAGAATTGAGAGATTTATACGGAAGAAGACTTGTAATAAACCCAACAAAGTATGAAGGCAATGGGGTTGATGAAAAACTCCTAAAAATCACTGAGGATATGGCAGGAACTTTAATTACAGCTGATTATAATCTATCTCAGATTGCAGAAGTCAAAGAATTAAAAGTTATGAATTTGAGTGATTTAGTTATTGCTCTACGACCAGAGGTACAGCCAGGAGAATCTCTCAATATAAAAATTGTAAGAGAGGGTAAAGAAAAAATGCAAGGTATTGGATATTTAGATGATGGAACAATGGTTGTAATTGACGAAGCAAAGAATTTTGTTGGAAGCAGATTAGATATTGTTATTACAGGAGCACTACAAACTCCTACAGGAAGAATGGTCTTTGGAAAACTGATAAATAATCCTGAGTCAAACAAATCTTTAAAATCACCAGCAACAAAGGGCTAA